TAAGACGAAGGGGACTGGACTTGGATTGATGGTAAGCTATCGGATTGTTGAAGTGATGAATGGGAGTATAACCTTTACAAGTGAAAAAGGAGTAGGAACGGAGGTTATAATCAAATTTCCATCTATCCTATAATAAACAAGGAGAGATGGAAATTTGAAGACCTCTTAATCCTACCCCTTAAGTCACGATTATGCTATAAAGTACATTAGATTACCACTTGGCTCTTCGTTGACTATGATTAAGATTTATTTCAGATGGATTTGAAGGAATAACCAAGTAAAGTTCGTCAGAAGATTCCTCGACAGCTTTAAGTTTAATGTGTTCAGGGATAATTACTCCAAGTACTTCTTTAATTGCGGCTTTAGGATCTGCCAAAAGAAGCTCCTTAAAACTTGGGTCCTCCCATGCCTTATTAATAATTTGTGTTTGAAGGAGAGCCTGTGTTGTCAATAGAATCACCCTTTCGAATTTTGTTAATATTACCATAAAAGTATAGCATGGACATAATTATAAATCTATTACTTTCTAGTGTTTTCTAGCAACCAGTAATGTAGACCGCCTTGCTGTTGCAATATTCTCGATTCTTCAATTTCTTGAGCATCTTGTGATAGATCATTCACTAGCATTTCATGAAAAGAGAGCAGATGCGTAAGCTGGATATCCCGGCTTAGAAGATACTGATGATTAGCAGTGGCAATGTCTACATAGTTTTTCATAATACTTCGAACATAGATTGAAGTTTTGACTGAATCTACAGTTAGTATTTGGTGTGGGTAGTGCTCTTTCTTAATCATGGACAATAAGCTGTTATAGTTACCATCTGCAAGATCTTCTTGCCAATCGACCCAGTCATCGGACATTTGCAATGTAATTAGGACACGTTCAACGAGATCGGATACGGTAGGAATAAGATCATTTTGACCAGACAATAGAAGAATACCCGTGCTAGATAGTTTGAGAGGAGCTGACTTTTTGGCAATCATACTTGGATCTGACTGGAAGTAATCTTTATGGTTCTCATTAGTAAGACCGTCTGACCACTCTCTTATGTATTGGTTAAAGTAAGTCCAGAATGGTGAATCTGAAGCGAAGTAGGATCTATAGATGTCAAGGAAGTGCAAGTAGAATAAATTGCTTAGGATTAGTTGTGATCTGTCGCTATTCGAAGGTTCATCCATGAGATCGTCCTGAATGAAAAAGTATAGCATTGCGAATACGTTGCCTAAGGAAAGCTTTCGGTAATCTTCATTGGAGAGAGTTGAAGTCTCCTTCATCCAAAAAGGTAAAAGATAGCAAATATAATTTTTGGTGCTATCCTCAGAATGGATATTAAACTTGTTTAAGTAGGACAGTCCCTTATGATCAAGGGAAGGCGGAAATTGTGAAATGATTTCTTGAGCTTCTACAAAAACTTGGGATATTTCATTATCAAATTCTTTTAACCATTCCATAGCATCACCTGAATTATTAAAATTTCATTCCCATGATAGTAAATGAAATTATGTCATTGATATATTATCATAGTTTTACAAAATAACCCATTGTATTTCTGAAGTATATAATATTTGGAATAAAAATTTTGGTATTCCATATTTTTTTGAAGGGAAGCTTGGAACTTTGTCGAATGATAGTTAACATTATGTTTATTTCTAACGCTTGAGGTGCTAGTATGAAGTTCGTTTCAAAATGGTTTTTATACATAATCGTTATACTGTCGATATTATCGTCGTTAGTAATAACGTCTAAAGATACTAATGCAGAGGCAGCAACTAAGAGTATTACCCAGTGGCAATTCATGTGGGCGAATTCAAGCAATACGGGGTCTGAGATCACAGCCAACCCTTCTTCGACTGAATGGACTTGGTTGGAGGTTGATCAGGCTCTACCAATGGGTAGAGAGGAAAGTGATGCAGCATGGATTAAATTTCGATTACCGAAGTCAGATTTATCATATCCAGCTCTTTTAATTAAACCAATTCATGCTCAGAGACTATCTGTATATATGAATACAACTCTAATCTATGAAGTTAGTCGAGATTATGGATATGATTTTAATAAGATTTTGTTGCCGATTCATCATCAAGATGCTGGTAAAGACATTTATATACACGTACAAACGGAGACAAATAGAATAGGTCTGTTAGATGAACCGAGAATAGGTGATTACCAAACCATGCTAAATGTATTTGTGAGAGAAGATTTAATTGATGTTATTTTGGGTAGCTCAGTTATTTTTATAGCATTAGTTATGCTGATTTGTACTTTTTTTCTGAAAAAAGTACAAATGCCTAATTGGTTATCTCTTAGTATTGTTTTGATATCGATAGGGACGTTGATCTTGACGTATTCTCCATTCCTATACACTTACTATGGAGAATATGGAAAGTTGTATATCTCCTTGTTCGATATATCTTTATACGTTTGTTCCCCAGGACTTACATATATATTTGAGACGATGATTGGGAGAGGCTATCACTCTATCATTCGGAAATATAGGAAATTTCAAGTCATATATTCATTGTTAGGCGTAACGTTTATGTTTGTTAATTTAATACTTGATAATGCTTTATTTCGTGAGTATTATGTGTTTTCTGTTACGATCTTAGGAATTCTTATCATTATACAAGGGATTTTACTTGTGACGAGTGCAGTATATTATTCAGCAAAAGGAAATAAGGATGCGATCATTATCTCCATCGGTTTTGCTGTGTTCTCCTTGTGTGGACTATTTGAAATGATATGGTTCTATATTCAAGACGGTGATTATGATTTATTTCTATGGAAATGGGGCGTAATGGGATTTGTTATTTCTTTAATCGTTCTGCTCGGCCGGAAGTTCGCTCTGAATCATCAGCGGGTTGTGGAGTACTCTAAGGAATTGGCATTGTTCAACAATGAGCTGCAACGATCGGAGAAGATGGACATCATTAGTGAGCTTGCAGCATCTGTTGCTCATGAGGTGAGAAATCCATTGCAGGTGACAAGAGGGTTCTTACAGCTACTGGAGGAGAAATCCAATGGGAAGGAAAAAGGTTATCTTAAGCTAGCGCTTGAAGAATTAGAAAGAGCTTCGAATATTATTACGGACTTCCTAACCTTTGCTAAACCAGAAATTGAGCATGTTTCCATACTAGACGTTGCACATGAGTTCAAGCATATCGAAGGGATCCTTATACCTTTAGCTAATTTACAGGGAGGAAGTATTCATACCAGCATCCCTTCGAAATTAATAATCAAAGGTAACTCATCCAAGTTCAAGCAAGCTTTTATTAATATGATTAAGAATAGTATTGAAGCTCTTGGAGATCGTGGTTTCATCCATATTTGGGCTTATCAAGAAAAGGATCAGATTGTCATCCATATTCAGGATAACGGTGTAGGGATGGGAGAAGCAGAGATAATAAGACTAGGGGAGCCCTATTATTCTAATAAAACGAAAGGAACAGGGCTCGGTCTTATGGTCACCTATCGTATTGTAGAAGCCATGAAGGGTAAAATTAAGTTTAAGAGCGAAAAAGGAAGTGGTACGGAAGCGATCATTACATTTCCTGTGGCTGCGGAAGAAGATATAGCAAGTGAGGAATAATAAAAAAGGAATTGAGCAGATGATAATATGCTCAATTCCTTTTTTAGATTGATTATTTCTCGTTAGAATAAGATTCCGAATAACTGATGATCTTATGCGTTCACAATGGACCTACATTATAGAGTTCCGATTGTCCAATTATATATGACAATTATTCTGAAGATCTATCATAACAATATATAATTAAATACTTCGTATGAGTTCTGATATTGCATTTTAACTACAACTATCTTATGATATTTATGAAAATAATTTTCTTTGTAATTATCTAATATAATAAAATTATTTTCATGAGTAGGAGGTTTGTTCGTGGCTCCCATACTGCAAGCATTAATTAAGGAAAGAGAGAAGCTTTCGCTTCTAGAACAACGGCTAGTAGATTATATTTTAGAATTTCCAAGCAATGTAGTTCGTACGAGCATTAAAGAATTAGCAGAGCTATGTGGGGTGAGTCCCGCTACAGTAACAAGATTCTGCAAGAATTTTCATTTTAAAGGTTATCCTGATTTTAAATTGAAACTTGCAAGTGAGATCGCACATCTTGATGGAGAGGCCAATTCTCTTTACACCTCTTATCAGGATATTGTGGCAGGTAATTCACTATCTATCATTATTGAAGCGATGCAGTCCAACCATTTAACTTCGATCCGCGATACGACGTCATTATTGGATTTGGGACGTTTAGAACAAGTTGTGGATTGGTTATGTCAGGCACCAAGGATTGATTTATATGGGATGGCAACCTCCTCCATTGTAGCGCAGGATTTCTATCAAAAGTTAATTCGGATAGGCAAGAATTGTACAGCATTTGCAGATGCACATATGCAGATTACATCTGCATCCACGTTGAAGCCGACTGATGTAGCACTCGCTATTTCTTATTCCGGCGAAACACCGGAAACGATCGATGCTTTGAACTGTGCTAAATCAAGTGGAGCTTTCACAATCTCGATAACATCGTACGGAAAGAGCACGTTGGCCTCTGTCGCGGACATTGCCTTATTCTCTTCTTCTTTAGAAAAGGGTATGCGCAGGGGAGATATGGCTTCACGTATTGCCCAGTTACATATTATTGATATTCTGTTTATGGGAATGACCAGTAAAGGCTTTGATTTTTTTGTTCCTAATCTAGAGCGATCTTATCTTAATGTTCAAAAATATCGTAAAAACTAAGGAGGAAAAATATTAATGAATATCTACACGTTTCAACATGAAGAAGATTTCGTCGAGACAGGTGCCAATCTGATTGCAAGCTTGCTTCTTACTAATCCTAAGGCTGTATTGGGACTTGCTACAGGAAGTTCACCTATAGGTATTTACAAGCGATTAATTGATATGTACCGCAAAGGGTTTATTAGTTTCTCTAGAGCTTCTTCTTATAATTTGGATGAGTATGTTGGGCTTCCAGCTGGGCATTCCGAAAGCTACAGAACTTTTATGGATACTCAGTTGTTTGATCACATTGATTTACCTCTAGCTCATAGCCATATTCCTAACAGTAACGCTCAAGATTTACAAGAAGAATGTAGAAGATACGACCGTATGCTAGAAGACCACGGCCCTGTTGATTTACAATTGCTGGGCCTCGGTCACAACGGACATATTGGATTTAACGAACCTGATACTAGCTTAGTAGGGGGAACGCATGTCGTGGAACTGCAGGAAAAGACACGTACGGCGAATGCAAGATTTTTCCCTAGCTTAGACGATGTACCGAGACAAGCCATTACGATGGGTGTAGGAAGTATTTTGAAAGCCAAACAGATTGTATTATTAGTACGTGGAGAAGAGAAGGCGGAGATCGCCAAGCGTGCGCTCCAAGGTCCAATCACGACAGATTGTCCAGCTTCTCTGCTTCAATGTCATCCTAATGTCGTTGTGCTGCTAGACCAAGAAGCAGGGAGACTATTAACATGAGTAATGATGCCGTACCACAACTGATTTATGGCAAGTTGTTAACACCTCATGGTTTCATTGATCATGGCGTTCTGGCTCTAGAAGGAGAGAATATTGTATACGCAGGTGAAGCACAATGGCTTCCATCTCGCTATATGGATGGGGCAGTGAAGGTTGAAGCGGTAGACCAATATATTATTCCTGGTTTCATTGATGTTCACGTCCACGGTGGATATGGACAGGACTTTATGGATGCTGGGCAAGAAGAACTAGATACGATTACTAAGTTCCATTGTTCTCAGGGTACAACGACGATGTTAGCGACGACAATGACGGCTCCTAAGCAAGCTATTGATAAGGTATTAGAAGAGGTAAATACGTATCAGAAACGTGGAATGCCTTATGCTCAACTCAGTGGTGTACATCTAGAAGGTCCTTTCGTTAACCCTAAATGGTGTGGTGCTCAGAATCCCGAACATATGATTCCTGCCAATCTTTCTTGGCTTAATGAATGGGAATCAAAGTATCCTGGACTGATTAAACAAGTAACGTTAGCTCCAGAAGGCGAGGGAGCGCTTGAGGCAATACTTTGGCTAAGAAAACACAATATTACAGCTGCACTAGGGCATACGGACGCTACCTATGATGAGGTTAAGGCAGCTGTAGAGATGGGGCTAAATCAGTGCGTGCATTGCTTTAATGCAATGACGCCATTGCATCACCGTAATCCAGGGGCGGTAGGGGCGATACTAAGTGATGAACGCATTAGAGCAGAAATTATTGCAGATGGTGTTCATGTTCATCCTGCGGTCGTAACGATTCTTGCTCGCCTTAAGCAGAATAATAATCTAATACTGATTACCGATGCTATGTCAGCCACGGGTCTATGTGATGGTGAATATATGTTAGGTGATCTCCCTGTAATTGTTCATGAAGGTATAGCTACTTTAAGAGATAATGAGGGTGCTTTGGCAGGAAGTACTCTGACGATGATTAAGGGATATCGTTATTTAATTCATAACGTGGGCCTTACTCTTGAAGAGGCTTCTCAAGTAGCTAGCTTAAATCCAGCTATCTCTCTTGGCATAGCACAGCGTACCGGAACTTTGGAAGTTGGCAAGCAGGGAGACGTCCTGTTGCTAGATAAAGATTTGGAGCTCCAAGGTGTATGGGTAAAGGGGAAAAAGATTTCTTAAAATATAATAAAGTTAAGTTTTAACGATACTTTCTTATATTTCTACGAGAAGGGGCTGTCCCAAAAGTAGATTACTCTTATTGATGAGACAACCACTTTTTCTAAAAAAAGAACTGATGTCAGAGAAAGCAGGTCAAGGTAGTTATCCTTGGTCTGCTTTTGGTATTTTTGTTCCATTGCATATATAGTCCTTTTCCAAAAGGGGTTCAATTTGACCTGTAGAATCATTTATCTTGCTGAAATATTTAACCTATGGTGTAGGGGAATAATCATCGAAGTTACTTTTTTCATGTTTACCCCCACTTTTTTTGTTCTTAAATACATATTTCTAGGTGATAATACCTAATTGTAATAATGCTAAATTATACAT
The nucleotide sequence above comes from Paenibacillus sp. IHBB 10380. Encoded proteins:
- a CDS encoding sensor histidine kinase, whose translation is MKFVSKWFLYIIVILSILSSLVITSKDTNAEAATKSITQWQFMWANSSNTGSEITANPSSTEWTWLEVDQALPMGREESDAAWIKFRLPKSDLSYPALLIKPIHAQRLSVYMNTTLIYEVSRDYGYDFNKILLPIHHQDAGKDIYIHVQTETNRIGLLDEPRIGDYQTMLNVFVREDLIDVILGSSVIFIALVMLICTFFLKKVQMPNWLSLSIVLISIGTLILTYSPFLYTYYGEYGKLYISLFDISLYVCSPGLTYIFETMIGRGYHSIIRKYRKFQVIYSLLGVTFMFVNLILDNALFREYYVFSVTILGILIIIQGILLVTSAVYYSAKGNKDAIIISIGFAVFSLCGLFEMIWFYIQDGDYDLFLWKWGVMGFVISLIVLLGRKFALNHQRVVEYSKELALFNNELQRSEKMDIISELAASVAHEVRNPLQVTRGFLQLLEEKSNGKEKGYLKLALEELERASNIITDFLTFAKPEIEHVSILDVAHEFKHIEGILIPLANLQGGSIHTSIPSKLIIKGNSSKFKQAFINMIKNSIEALGDRGFIHIWAYQEKDQIVIHIQDNGVGMGEAEIIRLGEPYYSNKTKGTGLGLMVTYRIVEAMKGKIKFKSEKGSGTEAIITFPVAAEEDIASEE
- a CDS encoding MurR/RpiR family transcriptional regulator, whose protein sequence is MAPILQALIKEREKLSLLEQRLVDYILEFPSNVVRTSIKELAELCGVSPATVTRFCKNFHFKGYPDFKLKLASEIAHLDGEANSLYTSYQDIVAGNSLSIIIEAMQSNHLTSIRDTTSLLDLGRLEQVVDWLCQAPRIDLYGMATSSIVAQDFYQKLIRIGKNCTAFADAHMQITSASTLKPTDVALAISYSGETPETIDALNCAKSSGAFTISITSYGKSTLASVADIALFSSSLEKGMRRGDMASRIAQLHIIDILFMGMTSKGFDFFVPNLERSYLNVQKYRKN
- the nagA gene encoding N-acetylglucosamine-6-phosphate deacetylase — encoded protein: MSNDAVPQLIYGKLLTPHGFIDHGVLALEGENIVYAGEAQWLPSRYMDGAVKVEAVDQYIIPGFIDVHVHGGYGQDFMDAGQEELDTITKFHCSQGTTTMLATTMTAPKQAIDKVLEEVNTYQKRGMPYAQLSGVHLEGPFVNPKWCGAQNPEHMIPANLSWLNEWESKYPGLIKQVTLAPEGEGALEAILWLRKHNITAALGHTDATYDEVKAAVEMGLNQCVHCFNAMTPLHHRNPGAVGAILSDERIRAEIIADGVHVHPAVVTILARLKQNNNLILITDAMSATGLCDGEYMLGDLPVIVHEGIATLRDNEGALAGSTLTMIKGYRYLIHNVGLTLEEASQVASLNPAISLGIAQRTGTLEVGKQGDVLLLDKDLELQGVWVKGKKIS
- a CDS encoding NHLP leader peptide family RiPP precursor → MTTQALLQTQIINKAWEDPSFKELLLADPKAAIKEVLGVIIPEHIKLKAVEESSDELYLVIPSNPSEINLNHSQRRAKW
- a CDS encoding class 1 isoprenoid biosynthesis enzyme; the protein is MEWLKEFDNEISQVFVEAQEIISQFPPSLDHKGLSYLNKFNIHSEDSTKNYICYLLPFWMKETSTLSNEDYRKLSLGNVFAMLYFFIQDDLMDEPSNSDRSQLILSNLFYLHFLDIYRSYFASDSPFWTYFNQYIREWSDGLTNENHKDYFQSDPSMIAKKSAPLKLSSTGILLLSGQNDLIPTVSDLVERVLITLQMSDDWVDWQEDLADGNYNSLLSMIKKEHYPHQILTVDSVKTSIYVRSIMKNYVDIATANHQYLLSRDIQLTHLLSFHEMLVNDLSQDAQEIEESRILQQQGGLHYWLLENTRK
- the nagB gene encoding glucosamine-6-phosphate deaminase produces the protein MNIYTFQHEEDFVETGANLIASLLLTNPKAVLGLATGSSPIGIYKRLIDMYRKGFISFSRASSYNLDEYVGLPAGHSESYRTFMDTQLFDHIDLPLAHSHIPNSNAQDLQEECRRYDRMLEDHGPVDLQLLGLGHNGHIGFNEPDTSLVGGTHVVELQEKTRTANARFFPSLDDVPRQAITMGVGSILKAKQIVLLVRGEEKAEIAKRALQGPITTDCPASLLQCHPNVVVLLDQEAGRLLT